In one window of Armatimonadota bacterium DNA:
- a CDS encoding oxidoreductase, whose protein sequence is MLSEILSSELILYAIGILAGGAVVSAAMYRNRRSAGWAAFLFVALATLVVLSVALPVLVSGQPAEYASEIAIPGLEAKLDLSVDTLSALFLLMIVIVSAVATFYSIGYMDSYPQENVARYYGPLLLFIGGMIGVVSVSDWFFFLVFWEFMTLASYFLVIFEHDNPVSLRAGFKYFLITHVATGLMFAAAIITWQSGAVRGFDFATSQQSLATVAEARPWLLHLVLGLWFVGFGTKAGMYPFGDWLPDAHPAAPSSVSAMLSGVMIKIGVYGIARVFLWTAFSMLTREAVIAWGIVIATFGVASAVVGSIAAVQQNDCKRLLAFSSIGQMGYILMALGMGLAFLRIAPLFGALALLAAFYHMVNDAAFKSLLFLNAGSVVYHTGSRDLNRIGGLSGVMPVAAATAVIGALALAGLPPLNGFVSKWILYQTAIIGGLNYAVFVVLGLIALFVSVVSLAYAMKFVGVAFMGKESPTKSAHAGPLPWTMNAAQVVLALICVGLGLAPVWASHAIYGVLRAGPVALAESGQVLAGTGVTLALAPGGLATAAWNPVLLAVLFGGLMVVAYGVMRSAGAPVREVGSWYCGEEHADELVRFRAQGLFAPFNRAFSGIYPTIRVPRVSFPRIVERVFDLDGWLYGPLIRGGGKLAERLSRTHIGIPQMYMLWQVVGMIVVLALLFLLLRV, encoded by the coding sequence ATGTTATCGGAGATACTGTCGTCGGAACTGATACTCTACGCCATCGGTATCCTGGCGGGCGGCGCCGTTGTGTCCGCCGCTATGTACCGCAATCGGCGCAGCGCGGGCTGGGCCGCGTTTCTGTTCGTCGCCCTCGCGACCCTCGTCGTGCTCAGCGTGGCGCTGCCGGTGCTCGTCAGCGGCCAGCCGGCGGAGTACGCGTCGGAGATAGCCATCCCGGGGCTCGAAGCGAAGCTCGACCTCTCAGTTGACACGTTGAGCGCGCTCTTTCTACTCATGATCGTCATCGTATCCGCGGTGGCGACCTTCTACTCGATCGGCTACATGGATTCGTATCCGCAGGAGAACGTGGCGCGATACTACGGCCCCCTGCTCCTCTTCATCGGCGGCATGATCGGCGTGGTTTCCGTGTCCGACTGGTTCTTCTTCCTCGTGTTCTGGGAGTTCATGACGCTCGCCAGCTATTTCCTGGTGATCTTCGAACACGACAACCCGGTGAGTCTGCGCGCCGGCTTCAAGTACTTCCTGATCACCCATGTCGCCACCGGCCTCATGTTCGCCGCCGCCATCATCACGTGGCAGTCGGGCGCCGTGCGCGGGTTCGATTTCGCGACCTCCCAGCAGTCGCTGGCGACGGTGGCTGAGGCGCGGCCGTGGCTGCTCCACCTGGTGCTCGGATTGTGGTTCGTCGGCTTCGGCACCAAGGCGGGCATGTACCCGTTCGGCGACTGGCTGCCCGATGCCCACCCGGCCGCCCCCTCCAGCGTGAGCGCCATGCTCTCGGGCGTGATGATCAAGATCGGCGTCTACGGCATCGCCCGCGTCTTCCTGTGGACCGCCTTCAGCATGCTCACCCGCGAGGCCGTCATCGCCTGGGGCATCGTGATCGCGACCTTCGGCGTCGCATCGGCGGTGGTGGGCAGCATCGCGGCGGTGCAGCAGAATGACTGCAAGCGCCTGCTTGCCTTCTCGAGCATCGGCCAGATGGGATACATCCTCATGGCCCTCGGCATGGGCCTCGCCTTCCTCCGGATCGCGCCGCTGTTCGGGGCGCTCGCGCTGCTTGCCGCTTTCTATCACATGGTCAACGACGCAGCCTTCAAGTCGCTCCTCTTCTTGAACGCCGGCAGCGTCGTCTATCACACCGGCAGCCGCGACCTCAACCGGATCGGGGGCCTCTCCGGCGTCATGCCCGTCGCCGCGGCGACCGCCGTGATCGGCGCGCTCGCCCTCGCCGGGCTGCCGCCGCTCAACGGCTTCGTCAGCAAGTGGATACTCTACCAGACCGCCATCATCGGCGGCCTCAACTACGCCGTCTTCGTCGTGCTCGGGTTGATCGCGCTGTTCGTCAGCGTCGTCAGCCTCGCCTACGCGATGAAGTTCGTCGGCGTCGCGTTCATGGGCAAAGAGTCGCCGACGAAGTCGGCGCACGCGGGGCCGCTGCCGTGGACGATGAATGCGGCGCAGGTCGTGCTGGCGCTGATCTGCGTCGGCCTCGGCCTGGCGCCGGTGTGGGCGTCGCACGCGATTTACGGCGTCCTTCGCGCGGGCCCCGTGGCGCTGGCGGAGTCGGGGCAGGTCCTGGCCGGCACCGGCGTGACTCTGGCGCTCGCGCCCGGCGGGCTGGCGACCGCGGCGTGGAACCCGGTGCTGCTCGCGGTGCTGTTCGGCGGGCTCATGGTGGTGGCGTACGGCGTGATGCGCAGCGCGGGTGCGCCGGTGCGCGAAGTCGGATCCTGGTACTGCGGTGAGGAGCATGCGGACGAACTCGTGCGCTTCCGTGCGCAAGGGCTCTTCGCGCCCTTCAACCGCGCGTTCTCCGGCATCTACCCGACCATCCGCGTGCCCCGCGTCAGCTTCCCGCGCATCGTGGAGCGCGTGTTCGATCTCGACGGGTGGCTGTACGGGCCGCTGATCCGAGGCGGGGGTAAGCTCGCCGAGCGTTTGAGCCGCACTCATATCGGTATCCCGCAGATGTACATGCTGTGGCAGGTGGTCGGGATGATCGTTGTGCTGGCCCTGCTGTTCCTGCTGCTGCGGGTATAG
- a CDS encoding NADH-quinone oxidoreductase subunit C → MYFSNNGLLTQIKQRAGGAFVEAYEPVERKLYVKLRKDAVRPMADYLFNEAGARFLITSGTDRRDALGTFEINHIFAMDEEHGYVCLLAEVHPDDAKIDSITPVVPGAGWSEREFRDVIGVDPVGHPDPRRLVLADDWPEGVHPLRKDLPYDYKPPAAPEARMQFKEAPEGTTVLPIGPFFPVLEEPAQLRLFVDGERVVGCDYRGFYNHRGIEKLGDTVLNYNEIPFLAERICGICGFIHSSCYCQAVEDAAGIEAPIRARYIRTIMLEMERVHSHLLWLGIATHIIGFDTLLMQSWRIREPIMWLSEEISGNRKTYGMNIIGGVRRDIPEEVHPKILAVLDKIEKETLAVADALPGDSTLMLRLRNVGPLTHDHARAMCAVGPTVRGSGHPRDVRVDHPYAAYAEIEPKVCYHDEGDVLARTLVRVEETFESIRQIRKGLADMPDGPIVTPIEDEIPAGREGISMVEAPRGEAIHYVLTGENNRPERWRVRAPTYPNLQCIPAMVQGQEVADVPITLGSIDPCFSCTERVEVVDVNNERKRIYTNDELVALSREKACAERSRRGHRRD, encoded by the coding sequence ATGTACTTCTCCAATAACGGGCTGCTGACACAGATCAAGCAGCGCGCGGGAGGCGCGTTCGTCGAGGCTTACGAACCGGTCGAGCGCAAGCTGTACGTCAAGCTGCGCAAGGACGCCGTGAGGCCGATGGCGGACTACCTCTTCAATGAGGCGGGCGCGCGCTTTCTCATCACCTCCGGCACTGACCGCCGCGATGCCCTCGGCACGTTCGAGATCAACCATATCTTCGCGATGGACGAGGAACACGGTTACGTGTGCCTGCTCGCCGAGGTGCACCCCGATGACGCGAAGATCGACTCCATCACGCCGGTGGTCCCAGGAGCGGGCTGGTCGGAGCGGGAGTTTCGCGATGTCATCGGCGTCGACCCCGTGGGGCACCCTGACCCCAGGCGGCTGGTGCTCGCCGACGACTGGCCGGAAGGTGTGCACCCGCTGCGCAAGGACTTGCCGTATGACTACAAGCCGCCCGCCGCGCCGGAGGCCAGGATGCAGTTCAAGGAGGCGCCGGAAGGCACGACGGTGCTCCCCATCGGCCCCTTCTTCCCCGTGCTCGAGGAGCCGGCGCAGCTCCGCTTGTTCGTGGACGGGGAGCGGGTTGTCGGTTGCGACTACCGCGGGTTCTACAACCATCGCGGCATCGAGAAGCTGGGCGACACCGTCCTCAACTACAATGAGATCCCGTTCCTCGCCGAGCGCATCTGCGGCATCTGTGGGTTTATCCACTCCAGTTGCTACTGCCAGGCGGTGGAGGACGCGGCGGGGATCGAAGCGCCGATTCGCGCCCGCTACATCCGCACCATCATGCTCGAGATGGAGCGCGTCCACTCCCACCTGCTGTGGCTCGGCATCGCCACCCACATCATCGGCTTCGACACCCTGCTCATGCAGTCGTGGCGCATTCGCGAGCCCATCATGTGGCTCAGCGAGGAGATCTCGGGCAACCGCAAGACCTACGGCATGAACATCATCGGCGGCGTCCGCCGCGACATCCCCGAGGAGGTGCACCCCAAGATCCTCGCGGTCCTCGATAAGATCGAGAAGGAAACGCTCGCCGTCGCCGACGCGCTGCCCGGCGACTCGACGCTCATGTTGCGGCTGCGCAACGTCGGGCCGCTCACCCACGACCACGCGCGCGCGATGTGCGCGGTGGGGCCGACGGTGCGCGGCTCGGGCCATCCGCGCGATGTCCGCGTAGATCACCCCTACGCCGCGTATGCGGAGATCGAGCCCAAGGTCTGCTACCACGACGAGGGCGACGTCCTCGCGCGCACCCTGGTGCGAGTGGAGGAGACCTTCGAGTCCATTCGCCAGATCCGCAAGGGACTCGCCGACATGCCCGATGGACCGATCGTCACCCCCATCGAGGACGAGATACCGGCAGGGCGCGAGGGCATCAGCATGGTTGAAGCGCCGCGCGGCGAGGCCATCCACTACGTGCTCACCGGCGAGAATAACCGCCCCGAGCGGTGGCGTGTGCGTGCGCCGACGTATCCCAACCTGCAGTGCATCCCGGCCATGGTGCAGGGCCAGGAGGTCGCCGACGTCCCCATCACCCTGGGCAGCATTGACCCCTGCTTCTCCTGCACCGAGCGGGTCGAGGTGGTTGACGTCAACAACGAGCGGAAGAGAATCTACACCAACGACGAACTCGTGGCCCTCTCGCGCGAGAAGGCGTGCGCTGAGCGCAGTCGACGGGGCCACCGGAGGGACTAA
- a CDS encoding NADH-quinone oxidoreductase subunit H codes for MAHAVLVGIFQILLVLLLSPLLEGVIRKLKARIHSRQGPPITQPYLDLIKLLGKEDLRPTGGLVFRLAPIVTMAAVLMIALLIPMGAGAPIGQSADLIVLLYVMSIAAVGIIAAGFASGSPYASLGAGREMMMVLTTEPVVAVALIVAALKSGTLMLDGMVGWQLSHPWPLTDPVGLSMLVAGVTFFLALQAQVGKLPFDIAEADQEIMGGPFVELSGPRLALIKWCFHMRLLLFSVLLVQIFVPWPDLGLAALNVVMTLVKAFVVVVLVGLIDVVNPRLRIDQSMSYFARIIVVALVAVALTVIKA; via the coding sequence ATGGCTCACGCGGTACTGGTGGGGATATTCCAGATACTGCTGGTGCTTCTGCTGTCGCCCCTGCTCGAGGGGGTGATCCGCAAGCTCAAGGCGCGGATCCACTCTCGCCAGGGGCCGCCGATTACCCAGCCCTACCTGGACCTCATCAAGTTGCTCGGCAAGGAGGACCTGCGGCCCACGGGCGGCCTCGTCTTCCGCCTCGCGCCCATCGTCACCATGGCCGCGGTGCTCATGATCGCGCTGCTCATTCCGATGGGGGCCGGCGCGCCGATCGGCCAGTCAGCCGATCTCATCGTGCTGCTCTACGTCATGAGCATTGCCGCGGTCGGTATCATCGCGGCGGGCTTCGCGTCCGGCAGCCCCTACGCGTCACTCGGCGCGGGGCGCGAGATGATGATGGTGCTGACCACCGAGCCGGTGGTCGCGGTCGCCCTCATCGTCGCGGCGCTCAAGTCGGGGACGCTGATGCTCGACGGCATGGTCGGCTGGCAGCTCAGTCACCCGTGGCCGCTCACCGACCCCGTGGGACTGTCCATGCTGGTCGCGGGCGTCACCTTCTTCCTCGCGCTTCAGGCGCAGGTCGGCAAGTTGCCGTTCGACATCGCGGAGGCGGACCAGGAGATCATGGGCGGGCCGTTCGTCGAGTTGAGCGGCCCGCGGCTGGCGCTCATCAAGTGGTGCTTCCACATGCGCCTGCTGCTGTTCTCGGTGCTGTTGGTGCAGATCTTCGTGCCCTGGCCGGACCTCGGGCTGGCCGCGCTGAACGTCGTGATGACGCTGGTCAAGGCGTTCGTCGTGGTCGTCCTCGTCGGACTGATAGATGTCGTCAACCCGCGATTGCGCATTGACCAGTCAATGAGCTACTTCGCGCGGATCATCGTCGTCGCGCTGGTCGCCGTGGCGCTGACGGTGATCAAGGCGTGA
- a CDS encoding 4Fe-4S dicluster domain-containing protein: protein MFLSKLKEALICLKAGKVTLPYPLVPMEAPEGFRGRVEIDVNKCIGCGGCAEVCPTRLINIFDLSQETRVLEFELERCVHCGRCEEVCPENAITLTREFETATADNMQLRMRAEVFMATCQRCGRCYVPPTALDEMQVTGFRPPAPDEEETAAAGAAQ, encoded by the coding sequence ATGTTCCTGAGCAAGCTGAAGGAAGCGCTCATTTGCCTCAAGGCGGGCAAGGTGACCCTGCCGTACCCGCTGGTACCTATGGAGGCGCCCGAGGGGTTCCGCGGGCGGGTGGAGATCGACGTCAACAAGTGCATCGGCTGCGGCGGCTGCGCCGAGGTGTGCCCGACGCGGCTGATCAACATCTTCGACCTGTCGCAGGAGACGCGCGTGCTCGAGTTCGAGTTGGAGCGCTGCGTGCACTGCGGGCGCTGCGAGGAAGTCTGCCCGGAGAACGCGATCACGCTCACCCGCGAGTTCGAGACCGCGACGGCCGATAACATGCAACTGCGCATGCGCGCCGAGGTCTTCATGGCCACTTGCCAGCGCTGCGGGCGGTGTTACGTCCCGCCGACGGCGCTCGACGAGATGCAGGTCACCGGCTTCCGTCCGCCGGCACCTGACGAGGAAGAGACAGCGGCGGCCGGGGCGGCCCAGTGA